ATAGGGATCAAGACGCTAAATCGTCTTGGTCCCTATTATCTTGGTGAGCGTAAAGCCTGTGCTTTTTTAGTGTTAATAAAATGTAATTTAGCAAATTGGCCTAGGTAGGCCAAACCGCCTTGATCCAATAAATCGGCCGCAATTTTGTCAATCGATTTGTGTGCCCCGACTGGGATGTCACGTCCAGCGCGTTTGGAAAGCTCAATCATTGATAGGTTGGCTTGATGGCGGGCGATAATCGAAGCGGCTGCGACCGCAAGATGAAACTGTTCTGCTTTAGTTGTGAAGTAGACGTTATCACGCAACACCACTGGTTCGTCTTTTAAATAACGATAGTAAGTGGCACGGGGTTCGAATTGATCGATTAAAATGCCTTGAGGTTGATCCGGTTGAATTTTCTTCAAGACTTTTAAGAGGGCAAAGTTATGGCTGACCGCCTTCATTTTTTCGATATTCATTTGTTCGTGAACTTGGTTATATTTTTGCGGCATGATATTGACGATATGATAAGGCAGTTTGGTCATCATTTTA
This DNA window, taken from Latilactobacillus sakei, encodes the following:
- a CDS encoding ribonuclease HIII, whose amino-acid sequence is MQAVIKMTPAQLKTIQQTYPSNRPLPPGAVFAHRGNGLNVTGYRSGKVLFQGPTAEAAAAKWGPLAPAKQSKATKGSAKGDTLPPDFANWSVIGSDEVGNGSYFGPLTIAAVYVSQENLSFVRNLGVADSKTLTDAQIDQMAIKMMTKLPYHIVNIMPQKYNQVHEQMNIEKMKAVSHNFALLKVLKKIQPDQPQGILIDQFEPRATYYRYLKDEPVVLRDNVYFTTKAEQFHLAVAAASIIARHQANLSMIELSKRAGRDIPVGAHKSIDKIAADLLDQGGLAYLGQFAKLHFINTKKAQALRSPR